In the genome of Pseudomonadota bacterium, one region contains:
- a CDS encoding TIGR03757 family integrating conjugative element protein produces the protein MFRNTQSISFSLPISVLLAQLVIGTAQAAQPAAGRPHLVEVFTTTESPVTGESAFNRQPDSTEMELHIYELDGIQRIETKLSDGLTADPEQSKQVVLQRFQQLHEEDRARMQRAAVGLAKAMQYGINRYPAIVFDGEVAIYGVTDISEALHRYQEWREGRTR, from the coding sequence ATGTTCAGGAATACACAATCAATCAGCTTCAGCTTGCCGATTTCGGTTCTTCTTGCGCAACTGGTCATCGGCACTGCGCAAGCGGCTCAACCAGCAGCGGGGCGTCCACACCTCGTCGAGGTATTCACCACGACCGAATCGCCTGTCACGGGTGAGTCAGCCTTCAATCGGCAGCCGGATTCCACGGAAATGGAGCTCCACATCTACGAACTGGATGGCATCCAGCGTATCGAAACAAAACTGTCTGATGGCCTTACGGCCGATCCTGAACAATCCAAGCAAGTCGTTCTGCAGCGTTTCCAGCAACTCCATGAAGAAGATCGCGCACGGATGCAGCGTGCGGCGGTGGGTTTGGCGAAGGCGATGCAGTACGGCATCAATCGCTATCCCGCGATTGTGTTCGACGGTGAGGTCGCGATCTATGGCGTCACAGACATCAGTGAAGCACTGCATCGCTATCAAGAGTGGCGTGAAGGCCGGACGCGATGA
- a CDS encoding TIGR03751 family conjugal transfer lipoprotein — MRKPSILITALGLISLVLGGCANTKDAVLPQDGPSMKTIYEQHMRESGANDPMAVREALGNRPVIDGDGALHSYTRDAHNEIDTTFPRLPNPSLVMYVFPHLADEEQVPVPGYVTTFPMYERVEYALPGEVPTKLQRK, encoded by the coding sequence ATGCGAAAGCCATCAATCCTTATCACCGCGCTCGGCTTGATTAGTCTCGTACTGGGCGGTTGTGCCAACACCAAGGACGCCGTGTTACCCCAGGACGGCCCGTCCATGAAAACGATCTACGAGCAGCACATGCGCGAATCGGGTGCCAACGATCCCATGGCGGTGCGCGAGGCGCTGGGCAACCGTCCCGTCATCGACGGCGACGGTGCGCTTCATAGCTATACGCGCGATGCCCATAACGAGATCGACACCACTTTTCCCCGGCTGCCGAATCCGAGTCTGGTCATGTATGTATTTCCGCACCTGGCCGACGAAGAGCAGGTACCGGTGCCAGGTTATGTGACGACCTTTCCGATGTATGAGCGGGTCGAGTACGCATTGCCCGGCGAAGTGCCGACCAAACTGCAGCGGAAATGA
- a CDS encoding conjugal transfer protein TraG N-terminal domain-containing protein, whose protein sequence is MTVDSYLELFTTLFGWAFYGILWDVLVGTGIVFLPFLGILIDNWREPAEGGQFGTVTGLSLRRMEIELFIALLVVVLAGQPAALTPLNAGTLSYTPPPTLINPTPTTATVAAPQGTYGTSGFTGSPATVNIPVWWYAVMAMTSGLNHAVVEGLPSAADMRTYEQQARLATIADPRLRQEVSDFFSQCYIPARSKYQAERPATAAVNALLATYGPDDPEWMGSHVYRDTSGYYDTLRPTMQISGWAYNVARDTEYDPAAPPTWGKPYCKEWWEDGTIGLREKLINEADATSAGFSGLVVAVAPALATEKQNDAVARTVLTNSPPSWSNNDLVANNSGTTGWLSTAESWVKGGLASGGVLTASALFSVTMTAVLQGLPMVQAVLLLGIYALLPMVVVLSRYSISMMVIGAMAIFTVKFWSVLWYLALWVDQNLIMSMYPDVNIFLQIFANPGEHDIKRMLLNMITTSLYLGLPLLWSGMMAWAGVKVGRSIDAATNPLRAPAQDAGSQGGNIGKIAVTKGLKR, encoded by the coding sequence ATGACCGTCGACAGTTATCTAGAACTTTTCACCACGCTGTTCGGCTGGGCCTTCTACGGCATCCTTTGGGACGTGCTGGTGGGCACGGGCATCGTGTTCCTGCCGTTTCTCGGTATCCTCATCGACAACTGGCGCGAACCCGCCGAGGGTGGTCAGTTCGGGACGGTTACCGGCCTGTCGCTACGCCGCATGGAGATCGAACTGTTCATTGCGCTGCTGGTCGTGGTCCTGGCTGGACAGCCGGCCGCGCTGACACCGTTGAACGCCGGCACCCTCAGCTACACGCCACCGCCAACCTTGATCAATCCAACGCCCACCACGGCGACGGTCGCTGCACCTCAGGGCACCTACGGCACTTCCGGGTTTACTGGCTCACCGGCAACGGTGAATATCCCCGTGTGGTGGTACGCGGTGATGGCCATGACATCGGGATTGAATCATGCCGTGGTCGAAGGCCTGCCCTCGGCTGCGGACATGCGTACTTACGAACAACAAGCGCGACTGGCCACCATCGCGGACCCGCGGTTGAGACAGGAAGTCAGTGACTTCTTCAGCCAGTGCTACATCCCGGCGCGTTCTAAGTACCAGGCCGAGCGACCGGCAACCGCCGCGGTCAATGCGTTGTTGGCGACATACGGGCCGGACGATCCCGAGTGGATGGGTTCGCATGTCTATCGTGACACGAGCGGCTACTACGACACCCTTCGACCGACCATGCAGATCTCAGGCTGGGCATACAATGTGGCGCGCGACACGGAATACGATCCAGCCGCGCCACCGACGTGGGGCAAGCCCTACTGCAAAGAATGGTGGGAAGACGGAACGATCGGTCTGCGGGAGAAACTGATCAACGAGGCCGATGCGACTTCTGCCGGATTTTCGGGCCTCGTCGTCGCCGTCGCGCCGGCGCTGGCAACCGAGAAGCAAAACGATGCCGTCGCCCGCACTGTCCTCACCAACTCACCGCCCAGCTGGTCGAACAACGATCTGGTGGCGAACAACTCGGGCACTACCGGGTGGCTCAGCACGGCCGAGAGCTGGGTCAAAGGCGGACTCGCCTCAGGCGGTGTGCTTACCGCATCTGCGTTGTTCTCGGTCACTATGACCGCGGTCCTGCAGGGGCTTCCTATGGTGCAGGCCGTGCTGTTGCTCGGCATCTACGCCTTGCTTCCCATGGTGGTGGTCCTGTCGCGTTATTCCATCTCCATGATGGTGATCGGCGCCATGGCTATTTTCACCGTGAAGTTCTGGAGCGTGCTCTGGTATCTGGCGTTGTGGGTGGATCAGAATCTCATCATGTCCATGTATCCGGACGTGAACATCTTCCTGCAAATCTTCGCCAACCCTGGCGAGCATGACATCAAGCGCATGCTGCTGAATATGATCACGACGAGTCTCTATTTAGGTCTGCCGTTGCTATGGAGTGGGATGATGGCGTGGGCTGGTGTGAAAGTCGGGCGATCTATCGATGCAGCCACGAACCCTCTCAGAGCACCGGCTCAAGATGCCGGTAGCCAAGGCGGAAACATAGGGAAAATTGCCGTTACGAAGGGGCTGAAGCGCTAG
- a CDS encoding integrating conjugative element protein encodes MWYYEIGGAEPVSAPANPSVVSVTLGGSAQLGLGYSCGKFDPVAAVTNTLNDIGSGVDNMLNAMTAAASAAIASLPALILQRANPGLYDMFQNALLQAKETMQLATKSCEQMEAEIAKGKNPYADLITLSKGNDWKLQMGIGGNDAVTAKDAVETSNGNNGVPWIGGQAGGSGQPVLEFTGDIVKAGYNINMNRPITAAGPVPPASATRLSEVWATPADAREWVVDVVGENIVTTCDTCRKDSIPGTGLLPKLYQESSAVTVEVQNLVSGATPSTLANLENITAPGVAITRQVIEAIREMPASEQSLIMGRLVSEISTARTVEKALFARRLLLSGRQVPEVYATEVAREHADKSITELDKEIENLLFETRVRKEVVSDTVSMLLQRAAARRQSSLSAPTVPTIDPRPLSNGRVP; translated from the coding sequence TTGTGGTACTACGAGATCGGCGGCGCGGAACCGGTGTCGGCACCTGCCAATCCCTCGGTGGTTTCGGTCACCCTCGGCGGTTCGGCGCAGCTGGGTCTTGGATACAGTTGCGGCAAATTCGATCCTGTTGCAGCGGTCACCAACACGCTGAACGACATCGGTTCCGGTGTCGACAACATGTTGAATGCCATGACCGCTGCTGCGAGCGCCGCTATCGCGTCCTTGCCCGCATTGATACTGCAGCGAGCCAACCCCGGGCTCTACGATATGTTCCAGAATGCGCTGTTGCAGGCCAAGGAGACCATGCAACTCGCCACCAAGTCTTGCGAACAGATGGAAGCGGAGATTGCCAAGGGCAAGAATCCCTATGCCGATCTCATCACGCTGTCCAAGGGCAACGACTGGAAGCTACAGATGGGCATCGGCGGCAACGACGCCGTGACCGCGAAGGATGCGGTCGAGACATCCAACGGCAATAACGGTGTGCCGTGGATCGGCGGCCAGGCCGGTGGCTCCGGTCAGCCGGTGCTGGAGTTCACCGGCGACATCGTCAAGGCCGGTTACAACATCAACATGAACCGTCCCATCACCGCGGCGGGACCGGTGCCGCCGGCGTCGGCAACACGGCTGTCCGAGGTCTGGGCCACACCCGCTGATGCCAGAGAGTGGGTGGTGGATGTAGTGGGCGAGAACATCGTGACCACGTGTGATACCTGCCGCAAGGACAGCATTCCCGGCACTGGGCTGCTGCCGAAATTGTACCAGGAGTCCAGTGCGGTGACGGTGGAGGTTCAGAATCTGGTCAGCGGCGCGACGCCGTCGACACTCGCGAACCTGGAGAATATTACCGCGCCCGGCGTTGCCATCACGCGACAGGTCATCGAAGCGATCCGGGAGATGCCGGCCTCCGAGCAGAGCCTGATCATGGGGCGGCTGGTCTCTGAGATCAGTACCGCGCGCACGGTGGAAAAGGCGCTGTTCGCCAGGCGACTACTACTTAGCGGTCGGCAGGTACCGGAAGTCTACGCCACCGAGGTTGCCCGTGAACATGCCGACAAGTCCATCACCGAGCTGGACAAGGAAATCGAGAACCTGCTGTTCGAGACCCGCGTGCGCAAGGAGGTCGTTTCCGACACGGTGAGCATGTTGCTGCAACGTGCGGCGGCTCGACGCCAGTCATCCCTGAGCGCGCCGACCGTACCAACGATTGATCCGCGGCCCTTGAGCAATGGCCGCGTTCCGTAA
- a CDS encoding conjugative transfer ATPase: MNVAKSKANNSAKKAHDPAEAPVTTAAVQHLYDRPPSFTDLMPWVEYDPDSRTFLLEDGVSVGVLFEIIPAGTEARTTQFMRQLRDAIQTALTDAIPEEDDAPWILQVYVQDEPSLKEFQQEVAVYAQPSAKDSTFTRHYQETFSKHLARITRPGGLFEDTAVTGTHWRGQVRRVRATLYRRLKVKGKTPSAVEVEEAMNDVATKWVASLASAGIHARRGTGKDLYEWLLKWFNPKPAIADGDPDKLLDVAPYPGDEDLPFGYDLAERLTLTMPRSDNETATWWFDGLPHTVVTIQGLRRAPEVGHMTAERQAGDHVFSLFDRLPEYTVMVLTLTVKPQDFTRNHIAQVKRAAVGDSAEAALTREDAELVEREMAQGNKLYPVNIAFYVRGDNSKSLRANVNQLNAILLPNGLQPILQETDLLALDSYIRNLPMAYDVSLDKSSRRSRLIFSSHAANLLPLYGRSKGTGHPGLVFFNRGAEPLAFDPLHRADRKKNAHMLILGPTGAGKSALLVYLLQQMAAVYRPRIFIIEAGGSFSLLGQHFKAHGVSVNQVTLNPNVDVSLPPFADAIRVLDREHRVRLGKESDDLVDDDDEVEDEGGGRDILGEMEIAARIMITGGDEREDARMSRADRLLIRNAIFLAAKTVKESGREQVITEDVVSALHTIGRDHDLPEHRRNRAIEMGDGMALFCSGLAGHFFNRPGTRWPEADVTILEMGILAREGYEDQLTVAYISMMSHINDLVERHQHDARPTLVVTDEGHIITTNPLLARYVVKITKMWRKLGAWFWIATQNLEDFPDTSRKMLNMMEWWLCLVMPKEEVEQIARFKDLTDVQRSLLLSARKEPGKYVEGVVLSDNLEALFRNVPPPLSLALAMTEKHEKAERAEIMRERNCSEIEAVYAIAERIAVSHRS, translated from the coding sequence ATGAACGTGGCGAAGTCTAAAGCGAACAATTCAGCGAAGAAGGCACACGATCCGGCGGAAGCGCCCGTGACCACAGCGGCAGTCCAACATCTCTATGATCGCCCGCCATCCTTCACCGATCTCATGCCATGGGTCGAGTACGATCCGGACAGCCGCACCTTCCTGCTGGAAGACGGCGTCAGTGTGGGTGTTTTGTTCGAGATTATCCCGGCGGGCACCGAGGCCCGCACAACCCAGTTCATGAGGCAATTGCGTGATGCCATCCAGACCGCGCTCACCGATGCCATCCCCGAAGAAGACGATGCGCCGTGGATCTTGCAGGTCTATGTGCAGGACGAGCCAAGCCTGAAGGAGTTCCAACAGGAAGTCGCCGTCTATGCGCAGCCCAGCGCCAAGGACAGCACGTTCACCCGGCATTACCAGGAGACCTTTTCGAAACATCTGGCGCGGATCACCCGGCCCGGTGGCCTATTCGAGGACACTGCCGTTACCGGAACCCATTGGCGGGGACAAGTGCGCCGTGTGCGTGCCACTCTCTACCGGCGCTTGAAGGTAAAGGGCAAGACCCCGTCGGCGGTCGAAGTGGAAGAGGCGATGAATGACGTGGCGACCAAGTGGGTTGCGTCACTCGCCTCCGCCGGCATACATGCGCGTCGCGGCACCGGCAAGGATCTCTACGAGTGGCTGTTGAAGTGGTTCAACCCAAAACCCGCAATCGCCGATGGCGATCCCGACAAACTGTTGGATGTCGCCCCATATCCCGGCGACGAGGACCTGCCATTTGGCTATGATCTTGCCGAGCGGCTTACGCTCACGATGCCACGCTCGGATAACGAGACCGCAACCTGGTGGTTTGACGGACTGCCGCACACCGTAGTCACGATCCAGGGATTGCGGCGGGCGCCGGAGGTAGGGCACATGACCGCCGAGCGTCAGGCCGGCGACCACGTCTTCTCGCTCTTCGATCGCTTGCCCGAGTACACCGTGATGGTGTTGACCCTGACGGTCAAGCCTCAGGATTTCACCCGTAACCATATCGCCCAGGTCAAGCGGGCTGCGGTGGGTGACTCCGCCGAAGCGGCGCTGACACGGGAGGACGCGGAACTCGTCGAGCGTGAGATGGCGCAAGGCAACAAGCTCTACCCAGTGAATATCGCTTTTTATGTGCGCGGGGATAATTCCAAATCGCTGCGCGCCAACGTCAATCAGTTGAATGCAATTCTACTTCCGAACGGCCTGCAGCCGATCCTGCAGGAAACGGATCTCCTCGCCCTGGACAGCTACATTCGCAACTTACCCATGGCCTACGATGTCTCGTTGGACAAGTCCAGCCGCCGCTCGCGCCTGATCTTCTCCAGTCATGCCGCAAATCTGTTGCCGCTGTATGGCAGATCGAAAGGCACCGGTCATCCGGGGCTGGTGTTCTTCAATCGCGGTGCTGAACCCCTGGCATTCGATCCGTTGCACAGAGCCGACCGCAAGAAAAACGCCCACATGCTGATCCTCGGGCCCACCGGCGCGGGCAAGTCGGCGCTGCTGGTCTATCTGCTGCAACAGATGGCTGCCGTGTACCGCCCGCGCATCTTTATCATCGAGGCTGGTGGATCGTTCTCGTTGCTGGGCCAACACTTCAAGGCCCACGGCGTCTCCGTCAACCAGGTCACCTTGAATCCGAACGTGGACGTGAGTCTGCCGCCGTTCGCGGATGCCATACGCGTGCTGGACAGAGAACACCGTGTGCGTCTCGGCAAAGAATCGGATGACCTGGTCGACGACGATGACGAAGTCGAAGACGAGGGTGGCGGTCGAGACATTCTCGGCGAGATGGAAATCGCCGCCCGGATCATGATCACCGGCGGTGACGAGCGCGAAGACGCGCGCATGAGTCGGGCCGATCGACTGCTCATCCGCAACGCCATCTTCCTGGCCGCCAAGACCGTGAAGGAGAGTGGACGCGAACAAGTGATCACCGAGGACGTGGTCAGCGCCTTGCACACCATCGGTCGCGATCATGACCTGCCAGAGCACCGGCGTAACCGGGCAATCGAGATGGGCGATGGCATGGCGCTGTTCTGCTCCGGCCTCGCCGGTCATTTCTTCAATCGGCCTGGTACCCGCTGGCCGGAGGCTGACGTCACCATACTGGAAATGGGCATCCTGGCGCGGGAAGGTTACGAGGATCAGCTCACCGTGGCCTACATTTCCATGATGAGCCACATCAACGACCTGGTGGAACGCCACCAGCACGATGCTCGGCCCACATTGGTGGTGACCGACGAGGGACACATCATCACCACGAATCCCTTGTTGGCTCGCTACGTGGTAAAGATCACCAAGATGTGGCGCAAGCTCGGAGCCTGGTTCTGGATAGCCACCCAGAACCTCGAGGACTTCCCCGACACCAGTCGCAAGATGCTCAACATGATGGAGTGGTGGTTGTGTCTGGTCATGCCTAAGGAAGAAGTCGAGCAGATCGCACGCTTCAAAGACCTGACCGACGTGCAGCGCAGTCTCCTGCTGTCGGCACGCAAGGAACCCGGCAAGTACGTCGAGGGAGTAGTTCTCTCTGACAACCTCGAAGCCCTGTTCCGCAACGTGCCGCCTCCACTATCACTTGCGCTCGCCATGACGGAAAAGCACGAAAAGGCGGAACGCGCGGAAATCATGCGCGAAAGAAACTGCAGCGAGATCGAGGCGGTTTATGCCATTGCAGAACGGATTGCAGTGAGTCATCGAAGTTAG
- a CDS encoding TIGR03756 family integrating conjugative element protein encodes MAALLAMPLPGKAGTITTPEIVAKTTAAALACMQWMPIGTCFWLRCTLFGCSVNTSLKVGHYNPDLVVSSYNELGGNPWAEIRATLGLAQKTAANGLLGSLLPVPIDSAGNRTEGTSDNRDHKNMIFRETDAIGHPLSSLSGIVAGVGMLCQTETTSFVPYFQSGLDALSWRQEVPEIFYPPSFIPGLREIGTWPLQTWGGVYPRTGWTTQAEEPKAAAINAQRAGDIVTRTGQPHVYVPVTASSSSSQRVWSPGPLMEKDRRTGTWQMMVPRTETSCDVFGTNDLATLTGWGGGKVDSEGDYVWNLWRPYKCCQRRGQWFLFDIDWIPYPP; translated from the coding sequence TTGGCCGCATTACTGGCGATGCCGTTGCCCGGCAAGGCAGGTACCATCACGACACCGGAGATCGTGGCCAAGACGACCGCCGCGGCGCTTGCCTGCATGCAGTGGATGCCCATCGGTACGTGCTTCTGGCTGCGCTGTACGTTGTTCGGTTGTAGCGTCAATACTTCGCTCAAGGTCGGGCACTACAACCCGGACCTTGTAGTCAGCAGCTACAACGAACTGGGCGGTAATCCCTGGGCGGAGATCCGGGCGACGCTCGGCCTCGCCCAGAAGACGGCGGCCAACGGATTGCTCGGGTCACTGTTGCCTGTACCCATCGACAGTGCCGGCAACCGCACCGAAGGTACCTCCGACAACCGCGACCATAAGAACATGATCTTCCGTGAGACGGATGCCATCGGGCATCCGCTCAGTTCGCTCTCGGGCATCGTCGCCGGTGTCGGCATGTTGTGTCAGACGGAAACAACCTCTTTCGTTCCGTATTTCCAGTCCGGGCTCGATGCGCTGTCCTGGCGCCAGGAAGTACCGGAGATCTTTTATCCCCCGAGCTTCATCCCGGGTCTGCGCGAGATCGGCACCTGGCCGTTGCAGACCTGGGGTGGAGTATATCCACGCACCGGTTGGACCACGCAAGCAGAAGAACCCAAAGCCGCGGCCATCAATGCGCAGCGCGCCGGCGATATCGTCACTCGCACGGGACAGCCGCACGTCTACGTCCCAGTGACCGCGTCGTCATCTTCGAGCCAGCGGGTGTGGTCGCCCGGTCCGTTGATGGAGAAGGACCGCCGCACCGGTACCTGGCAGATGATGGTCCCACGCACCGAGACGAGTTGTGATGTGTTCGGTACCAACGATCTCGCAACCCTGACGGGGTGGGGTGGTGGCAAGGTCGATAGCGAGGGCGACTATGTCTGGAACCTCTGGCGTCCCTACAAGTGTTGTCAGCGGCGCGGCCAGTGGTTCCTGTTCGACATCGACTGGATTCCCTATCCACCATGA
- a CDS encoding TIGR03749 family integrating conjugative element protein: MYSINKFKRGAIFCLGIGLLLMQSMVHAEPEVTERIEWNKTPIQLELNVGHERLVTLPGPVKVGVPASLQPLLRTQSVNGTVYLLASAPFDATRVMAQSLDGGQMFLFDVSASKDGGQTHPVQVYVKTNGESHAEMMDSSVASQGATVQYSYVALTRFAAQQLYAPARLVQDRPGIVRVPVMREPVSLMFGGAVDATPLVAWRAGGLYVTAVKLTNRSDQPQTLDPRNLRGKWLTATFQHNRLLQAGNEADTTAVYLISARPFEAAR, from the coding sequence ATGTATTCGATCAACAAGTTCAAACGTGGCGCTATATTCTGCTTGGGAATCGGGCTGCTGTTGATGCAGTCGATGGTCCACGCCGAGCCGGAAGTCACCGAGCGTATCGAATGGAACAAGACGCCCATCCAGCTCGAACTCAATGTCGGACACGAACGCTTGGTGACTTTGCCCGGTCCGGTCAAAGTCGGTGTGCCTGCATCCTTGCAGCCATTGCTGCGTACGCAAAGCGTCAACGGAACTGTTTACCTTCTCGCCAGCGCACCGTTCGATGCCACGCGTGTCATGGCACAGAGCCTCGACGGTGGCCAGATGTTTCTCTTCGACGTGTCGGCATCCAAAGATGGCGGTCAGACGCATCCCGTGCAGGTGTACGTGAAGACGAACGGTGAGAGTCACGCCGAGATGATGGATTCATCTGTTGCGAGTCAGGGCGCAACGGTGCAATACAGCTACGTTGCTCTGACCCGCTTCGCGGCTCAGCAGCTCTATGCACCCGCACGCCTCGTCCAGGATCGACCGGGCATCGTCCGTGTGCCGGTGATGCGTGAGCCCGTCAGCTTGATGTTTGGCGGTGCGGTCGATGCAACGCCCTTGGTGGCTTGGCGAGCAGGCGGGCTGTATGTCACGGCCGTCAAGCTAACCAACCGTAGCGATCAGCCGCAGACACTGGACCCACGCAATCTGCGTGGTAAATGGCTGACCGCGACCTTTCAACACAACCGCCTGTTGCAGGCTGGTAATGAGGCGGATACCACGGCGGTGTATCTGATTTCCGCACGGCCGTTCGAGGCTGCGAGGTAA
- a CDS encoding TIGR03752 family integrating conjugative element protein has translation MAIATSNRLLPIIAGVVVLMLVFVTLKSCSNGKEQQVVMDAVPQAPVPDADTPADTIKTLTANVAAMTAEVEALRKDNTTLRNENQRLLSSRAQIEENVATRVKRELLSRENDKAAQDRLDSSVLSSLTARVDALSQSLSHGKSTKSTGDIPVGLGFDGGSAAAPPTNSLVWIEPLDAIADDTSGTKGNSLLHQVRQSTGGALSSAREQTANISDKLDTVHPVYTVPRNATLIGSTAMTALVGRVPIQGQVRDPMPFKVITGADNLAANGLTVPGVQGMVWSGTAIGDWTLSCVTGRLDSVTFVFDDGTIRTISSDDRGNQSGGNKRSLGWISDQQGIPCVSGDRKTNAPAFLTQRIGVKAIQAAADAAAAAETTTVVSDSGAASNNVTGEVGKYVLGKTIAGGSDEVAKWLMERQSQSFDAVFVPAGVHIAIHVDVELPIDLDLKGRKLDHAKAINPYHRARLD, from the coding sequence ATGGCCATCGCAACCAGCAATCGACTGTTACCCATCATCGCCGGCGTGGTAGTGCTTATGCTGGTGTTCGTCACCCTCAAGTCCTGCTCGAACGGAAAGGAGCAACAGGTCGTGATGGACGCCGTGCCGCAAGCACCGGTACCGGACGCGGACACACCCGCCGACACCATCAAGACCCTGACCGCGAACGTCGCAGCGATGACTGCCGAGGTCGAAGCATTGCGCAAGGACAACACGACACTGCGCAACGAGAATCAGCGGCTGCTGAGCAGTCGTGCTCAGATCGAGGAGAACGTGGCCACGCGCGTCAAACGCGAGCTCTTGTCGCGTGAGAATGACAAGGCCGCGCAGGATCGATTGGATTCCAGTGTGCTGTCCTCGCTAACGGCACGGGTGGATGCCTTGTCGCAATCGCTATCGCACGGGAAGTCGACGAAGAGTACCGGCGATATCCCGGTTGGACTGGGTTTCGACGGTGGCAGCGCAGCGGCGCCACCTACCAATAGCCTGGTCTGGATCGAACCGCTGGATGCTATCGCTGATGACACAAGTGGCACGAAAGGAAATAGCTTGTTACACCAGGTGCGCCAGTCCACGGGCGGTGCGCTGAGTAGCGCGCGCGAGCAGACTGCCAACATCTCCGACAAATTGGATACGGTGCATCCCGTCTACACGGTGCCACGTAATGCCACGCTCATCGGCTCGACGGCCATGACGGCCCTGGTCGGTCGGGTACCGATACAGGGCCAGGTGCGCGATCCCATGCCGTTCAAGGTGATCACCGGCGCCGACAACCTCGCCGCCAACGGTCTCACCGTGCCCGGCGTGCAGGGCATGGTATGGAGTGGTACCGCCATCGGTGACTGGACCCTTTCCTGCGTCACCGGCCGGCTCGATTCGGTTACCTTCGTGTTCGACGACGGTACCATCCGTACGATCTCAAGTGACGATCGCGGAAATCAGTCCGGTGGCAACAAGCGATCACTGGGCTGGATCTCGGATCAGCAGGGCATTCCCTGTGTTAGCGGGGATCGCAAGACCAACGCCCCGGCGTTTCTCACTCAGCGTATCGGTGTGAAGGCTATCCAGGCCGCCGCCGATGCAGCGGCCGCTGCCGAGACGACCACCGTGGTGAGTGACAGTGGTGCTGCGAGCAACAACGTCACCGGCGAGGTCGGGAAATATGTGCTCGGCAAGACCATCGCCGGCGGCAGTGACGAGGTCGCCAAGTGGCTCATGGAGCGCCAGTCGCAGAGCTTCGATGCCGTCTTTGTCCCGGCCGGTGTTCACATCGCAATCCACGTCGACGTGGAGCTCCCCATCGATCTCGATCTCAAAGGCAGGAAACTCGATCATGCGAAAGCCATCAATCCTTATCACCGCGCTCGGCTTGATTAG
- a CDS encoding SLATT domain-containing protein, protein MEQNSQHNVEMSALESQIRECFGRVVYTTKTHEKDADLCMQWLGRVKLAQIVLSALTTGGLVTVLIGEPETSKIAAVVSAIISTVLLILNAYIKDVDPGQQAEQHKKTATELWNIRESYLSLLADLRAVDVDMGLIREKRDELQTELAGIYSSAPRTSPKAYKYAGQGLKLREEMTFSDDEIDKFLPATLRKQAN, encoded by the coding sequence ATGGAACAGAATTCCCAACATAACGTTGAAATGTCTGCCCTTGAATCACAGATAAGGGAATGTTTTGGCCGTGTAGTCTATACGACCAAAACTCACGAAAAGGACGCTGATCTTTGTATGCAGTGGCTTGGGCGAGTAAAGCTCGCACAGATTGTATTATCTGCATTGACGACAGGTGGTTTGGTGACGGTACTTATTGGAGAGCCGGAAACCAGCAAAATTGCCGCAGTAGTATCTGCCATCATATCTACAGTATTGCTCATCCTTAATGCATACATAAAAGACGTTGACCCTGGTCAACAAGCTGAGCAACACAAGAAGACCGCCACCGAGTTATGGAATATTCGCGAGTCTTACCTTTCATTACTTGCCGATCTTCGTGCCGTGGACGTGGATATGGGCCTTATCCGGGAAAAACGAGACGAACTACAGACCGAACTCGCCGGAATTTATTCATCAGCACCGCGGACAAGCCCCAAGGCCTATAAATATGCTGGGCAGGGTCTTAAATTGCGAGAAGAAATGACGTTTTCAGATGATGAAATAGATAAGTTCTTACCCGCGACATTGCGAAAACAAGCCAATTGA